A portion of the Agrobacterium tumefaciens genome contains these proteins:
- a CDS encoding DUF917 domain-containing protein, which produces MIQEFSEDDIEPLATGAWILGTGGGGNPYISTLNLRRLYAEGRRVKVMDPMALADDDMVAVVSKMGAPLVGQERLGDPVHLARAVEVMEDYLGKPFRAIMSVEIGGSNALSSFLAAAMLDRPVVNADAMGRAYPEAQMTSFAIGNLPMFPLSLVDVRDNEVIVTRAASWKWMERISRKVCTEVGSTAATCKAPRTGKEVKEWGIHYTVTKATELGRAVMEARARHDDPVQAVLNHEGGKQLFRGKVVDVARETTGGFLRGSTTIEGIDADRGSRMKLAFQNEWAVAFRDGQPVAMTPDLICLLDTVSGSAIGTESVRYGQRVTVIALPAPELLTTPAGIAAVGPRAFGYDIDFRSVFP; this is translated from the coding sequence ATGATCCAGGAATTTTCCGAAGATGACATCGAACCTCTTGCCACCGGCGCCTGGATTCTGGGAACGGGCGGTGGAGGCAATCCCTATATCTCGACGCTCAATCTGCGCCGTCTTTATGCCGAAGGCAGACGGGTGAAGGTCATGGACCCCATGGCGCTTGCTGATGACGACATGGTTGCGGTCGTCTCCAAGATGGGTGCACCGCTTGTTGGTCAGGAACGGCTGGGAGACCCCGTTCATCTTGCCCGCGCGGTCGAGGTCATGGAGGATTATCTCGGCAAGCCTTTCCGGGCGATCATGAGCGTGGAAATCGGCGGTTCGAATGCGTTATCGTCCTTCCTCGCCGCCGCCATGCTCGACCGGCCCGTCGTCAATGCCGATGCCATGGGACGTGCTTATCCCGAAGCGCAGATGACCTCATTCGCCATCGGCAACCTGCCGATGTTTCCGCTGTCGCTCGTCGATGTACGCGACAATGAGGTGATCGTGACGCGCGCTGCATCGTGGAAATGGATGGAGCGCATCTCGCGCAAGGTCTGCACCGAAGTTGGTTCCACCGCCGCCACCTGCAAGGCGCCGCGCACCGGCAAGGAAGTGAAGGAATGGGGCATTCATTACACCGTCACAAAGGCGACCGAACTCGGGCGCGCGGTGATGGAGGCGCGTGCACGCCATGATGACCCGGTTCAGGCGGTTCTCAACCATGAGGGTGGCAAACAGCTGTTCCGCGGCAAGGTGGTGGATGTCGCCCGCGAGACCACCGGTGGCTTTCTGCGCGGCAGTACGACCATTGAAGGCATCGACGCCGATCGCGGCTCACGCATGAAACTTGCCTTCCAGAACGAGTGGGCGGTCGCCTTCCGCGACGGCCAGCCGGTCGCCATGACGCCGGATTTGATCTGCCTTCTCGACACTGTTTCGGGCAGCGCCATCGGCACGGAATCGGTGCGCTATGGCCAGCGTGTCACGGTTATCGCCCTGCCGGCGCCGGAACTCTTGACGACGCCTGCCGGCATTGCTGCCGTTGGCCCGCGTGCCTTCGGTTATGACATTGATTTCAGATCGGTATTCCCATGA
- a CDS encoding ABC transporter substrate-binding protein translates to MKMPGIPSRLAVLALGTAIALPLVSSAAFAEDKVSVAVNTMQIFSSLDPAKVTDYTGYMAIVNMYDGLTTVNAKGEIVPHLAKSWDISEDGLTYTFHLRDDAKFQDGTAVKAADLVWSVQRLLGINKGPSNLIVGVLKPENVSAPDDATLVMKIERQFSPFMASTPLMMALNKTLIEANAKPEDKWGEAYVGEHSAGSGPYKLVSYNRSADMVIARNADYFLGWTKGKPIDEVRFVQTSDDATVKALAEKGELGLSSHGLGNDTYESIGRMKGYKLIQTRTAGGFVIKLNTKVYPTDDVHVRRAIAYATDYKTIQEVIYPGFDMQGPLSDAFKDAHNGDIQPGVYDLEKAKEELAKSKYAGQKITLVNSYVASLAFEAEVALLLQSSLEQIGITLDIKPEPWNRIVELSSKPETTPASTQVNISPTYPSPDAMFYNQYHSKASGTWMSMEWLQNAEIDGLIDKVRATTDTSEQNATYKELQTKIAGLQPDVWAVAPNRRYAANKCLQGYEFIPMQSWDLNFSNFHWDCKAE, encoded by the coding sequence ATGAAAATGCCAGGAATTCCTTCCCGCCTTGCCGTGCTTGCGCTCGGCACGGCAATCGCGTTGCCGCTTGTTTCTTCCGCTGCTTTTGCGGAGGACAAGGTTTCGGTCGCGGTCAACACGATGCAGATATTCAGCTCGCTCGACCCGGCGAAAGTGACTGACTATACCGGCTACATGGCCATCGTGAACATGTATGACGGCCTGACCACGGTGAATGCCAAGGGCGAAATCGTGCCGCATCTGGCAAAGTCCTGGGATATTTCTGAAGACGGCCTGACCTATACCTTCCATCTGCGCGACGATGCGAAGTTCCAGGATGGCACGGCGGTGAAGGCTGCCGATCTCGTCTGGTCGGTGCAGCGCCTGCTCGGCATCAACAAGGGGCCGTCGAACCTCATCGTCGGCGTGCTGAAGCCCGAAAACGTCAGCGCGCCTGATGATGCGACGCTCGTCATGAAGATCGAGCGTCAGTTTTCGCCCTTCATGGCCTCCACGCCGCTGATGATGGCGTTGAACAAGACGTTGATCGAAGCCAATGCCAAGCCCGAAGACAAGTGGGGCGAGGCCTATGTGGGCGAACATTCCGCCGGTTCCGGCCCATACAAGCTCGTCAGCTACAACCGTTCTGCCGATATGGTCATTGCCCGCAATGCGGACTATTTCCTTGGCTGGACCAAGGGCAAGCCGATCGACGAAGTACGCTTCGTCCAGACGAGCGACGACGCTACCGTCAAGGCGCTGGCTGAAAAGGGCGAACTTGGCCTTTCCTCGCACGGCCTTGGCAACGACACCTATGAATCCATCGGCCGGATGAAGGGTTACAAGCTCATCCAGACCCGCACCGCCGGCGGTTTCGTCATCAAGCTCAACACCAAGGTTTACCCGACCGACGACGTTCACGTTCGTCGCGCCATTGCCTATGCGACGGATTACAAGACGATCCAGGAAGTGATTTATCCCGGTTTCGACATGCAGGGGCCGCTATCCGACGCTTTCAAGGACGCGCATAACGGCGATATTCAGCCCGGCGTCTACGATCTGGAAAAGGCGAAGGAAGAACTGGCGAAGTCGAAATATGCCGGCCAGAAAATCACGCTGGTCAACAGCTATGTCGCTTCGCTGGCCTTCGAGGCGGAAGTGGCGCTGCTTTTGCAATCCAGCCTCGAGCAAATCGGTATTACGCTCGATATCAAGCCAGAGCCTTGGAACCGTATCGTCGAGCTTTCCTCCAAGCCTGAAACGACGCCTGCGTCGACGCAGGTGAATATCTCGCCGACCTATCCATCTCCGGATGCGATGTTCTACAACCAGTATCACTCCAAGGCATCAGGCACATGGATGTCGATGGAATGGCTGCAGAACGCGGAAATCGACGGGCTGATCGACAAGGTCCGTGCCACGACCGATACCAGCGAACAGAACGCAACCTACAAGGAACTGCAGACCAAGATCGCCGGTCTTCAACCGGATGTGTGGGCGGTTGCGCCGAACCGCCGTTATGCGGCGAACAAGTGCCTTCAGGGTTACGAGTTCATTCCCATGCAGAGCTGGGACCTGAACTTCTCCAACTTCCATTGGGACTGCAAGGCGGAGTGA
- a CDS encoding DUF917 domain-containing protein, with the protein MAETRKLKYDEAALRTLTREDLDALEIGAGILGTGGGGNPYLGKLLALEAMKAGYEMKILATDAIEPDALCMSIGGIGAPVVGVERIREGREGLRCLRAMEELIRTPVDAIVCEEIGGSNSMNPLVTAALGGLPILDCDGMGRAFPEMQMTTFSIYGHSSTPSVMCDLHGNAVIFSHAVSEVWHERMARACVVSQGGGAMLATAPMQAHYVHQYGIPKTYTKAIALGEAVIRARKQQEDPIAAVCALEGGRRIFNGKITDLKRHLRGGFAVGDVELSGFDDCSGQMASVAIQNEFLLFRRDGKVEVTVPDLIVLLDVDTGYPITTEVLRYGQRVAVVAIPCHDLLRSARALEVVGPAAFGYPDIPFSPLPVPVGKAA; encoded by the coding sequence ATGGCTGAGACGCGCAAGCTGAAATATGACGAAGCGGCATTGCGTACGCTGACGAGGGAAGATCTCGACGCGCTGGAAATCGGTGCGGGCATTCTCGGCACCGGCGGCGGCGGCAATCCCTATCTGGGCAAGCTGCTTGCACTCGAGGCCATGAAGGCCGGCTACGAGATGAAGATCCTTGCGACAGACGCCATCGAGCCGGACGCGCTTTGCATGTCCATCGGCGGCATTGGCGCCCCCGTTGTCGGCGTGGAGCGCATTCGCGAGGGCCGTGAGGGTCTGCGTTGCCTGCGCGCCATGGAAGAGCTGATCCGCACGCCGGTAGATGCCATCGTCTGCGAGGAAATCGGCGGCTCGAACTCCATGAACCCGCTGGTGACGGCGGCGCTTGGTGGGCTGCCGATCCTCGATTGCGACGGCATGGGCCGGGCTTTCCCAGAGATGCAGATGACGACCTTCTCCATCTACGGCCACAGTTCGACGCCATCGGTGATGTGCGACCTGCACGGCAATGCCGTGATCTTCAGCCACGCCGTTTCCGAAGTCTGGCACGAGCGCATGGCCCGCGCCTGCGTCGTTTCTCAGGGCGGCGGCGCAATGCTGGCGACCGCGCCGATGCAGGCGCACTACGTGCACCAGTATGGTATTCCGAAAACCTACACCAAGGCGATCGCGCTCGGCGAGGCGGTGATCCGTGCCCGCAAGCAGCAGGAAGACCCGATTGCGGCTGTCTGCGCGCTTGAAGGCGGACGGCGCATCTTCAACGGCAAGATCACCGATCTGAAACGCCATCTGCGCGGCGGTTTTGCCGTGGGCGATGTCGAGCTTTCCGGCTTCGACGATTGCTCGGGCCAGATGGCGAGCGTGGCGATCCAGAACGAATTCCTGCTGTTCCGCCGTGACGGCAAGGTGGAAGTGACCGTTCCTGATCTGATCGTCTTGCTCGATGTCGATACCGGTTACCCGATCACCACCGAAGTCCTGCGTTACGGCCAGCGCGTGGCCGTGGTCGCGATCCCCTGCCACGATCTGCTGCGCAGCGCCCGCGCGCTCGAAGTCGTTGGACCGGCGGCTTTCGGTTACCCGGACATTCCTTTCTCACCGCTGCCCGTCCCGGTCGGCAAGGCTGCCTAA
- a CDS encoding hydantoinase/oxoprolinase N-terminal domain-containing protein, translating into MYRVGIDVGGTNTDAVVLQEKTVLAGVKASTTEDVTSGVIEALEKVIEASGIDRAHIGAVMIGTTHFTNAVIERRHMDEVAAIRIGLPSGAGLPPMVDWPDDLREIVGNHGYQVRGGYEFDGREISALDEDEIVRIAADIRAKGLKAAAVTCVFSGINDAMEVRAKDILQERCPGLPVVMSKDIGRHGLLARESAAIMNASLLSLADRTVAAFGEALKAAGITCPFYITQNDGTLMAADVVRGFPVLTFASGPTNSMRGAAFLTGLKDAVVVDVGGTTSDVGSLSHGFPRQASTTVDIGGVRTNFRMPDVFSIGLGGGSLVVNGEHGLTVGPKSVGYRVRREALCFGGTTLTATDIAVASGKADVGEKALVSTLDKRLVDAAVKKINDMLESCVERSRISSSPVPVIAVGGGSILMPDRIGDLDVIRPENFAVANAVGAAIAQISGETDRVFSLIEGRTRESALAEAEAEAREKAIAAGALAETLEVIEREDMPLAYLPGNATRIHVKVVGEMGANHG; encoded by the coding sequence GTGTATCGCGTTGGAATTGACGTCGGCGGCACAAATACCGATGCCGTTGTGTTACAGGAAAAGACTGTTCTGGCGGGGGTGAAAGCCTCCACCACCGAAGATGTGACGTCCGGTGTCATCGAAGCCCTTGAAAAGGTGATCGAGGCGTCGGGCATCGACAGGGCACACATCGGTGCCGTGATGATCGGCACCACGCATTTTACCAATGCGGTGATCGAGCGGCGGCATATGGACGAGGTCGCCGCCATCCGGATCGGCCTGCCGTCCGGCGCCGGCCTGCCGCCGATGGTCGACTGGCCGGATGACCTCCGGGAAATCGTTGGTAACCACGGTTATCAGGTCCGCGGCGGATATGAATTCGACGGACGCGAAATCTCAGCCCTCGATGAGGACGAAATCGTCCGCATTGCCGCCGATATCCGCGCAAAGGGCCTGAAGGCCGCGGCCGTCACCTGCGTCTTCAGCGGCATCAATGATGCGATGGAAGTGCGGGCGAAGGATATCCTGCAGGAGCGCTGCCCCGGCCTGCCGGTGGTTATGTCCAAGGATATCGGACGGCATGGTCTGCTCGCCCGCGAAAGTGCTGCGATCATGAATGCCAGCCTTCTTTCGCTTGCGGACCGCACCGTTGCCGCTTTCGGCGAGGCGCTGAAGGCAGCGGGCATAACCTGCCCGTTCTACATCACCCAGAACGACGGCACGCTGATGGCGGCGGATGTGGTGCGCGGCTTCCCTGTGCTCACCTTCGCCTCCGGCCCGACGAATTCCATGCGCGGCGCTGCTTTCCTCACCGGCCTCAAGGATGCCGTGGTCGTGGATGTCGGCGGCACCACCTCCGATGTCGGCTCGCTGTCGCACGGCTTTCCGCGCCAGGCGTCCACGACGGTGGATATTGGTGGCGTGCGCACCAATTTCCGCATGCCGGATGTGTTCTCGATCGGTCTCGGTGGCGGCTCGCTGGTGGTCAATGGCGAACATGGCCTCACCGTTGGCCCGAAATCAGTCGGTTACCGCGTCCGCCGTGAGGCGCTCTGCTTCGGCGGCACGACCCTGACTGCAACCGATATCGCTGTCGCCTCCGGCAAGGCGGACGTGGGCGAGAAGGCTCTGGTTTCCACTCTGGACAAGCGGCTGGTGGATGCCGCAGTCAAAAAGATCAACGACATGCTCGAGTCCTGTGTGGAGCGCAGCCGCATCTCGTCATCACCGGTGCCGGTGATCGCCGTTGGCGGCGGCTCCATTCTCATGCCTGACCGTATCGGTGATCTGGACGTCATCCGCCCCGAGAATTTCGCGGTGGCGAATGCCGTGGGTGCAGCGATCGCGCAGATCAGCGGCGAGACGGACCGCGTCTTCTCGTTGATCGAGGGGCGCACGCGTGAAAGCGCGCTTGCGGAGGCGGAGGCCGAGGCACGCGAAAAGGCGATTGCGGCTGGCGCACTGGCCGAAACGCTGGAAGTCATCGAGCGCGAGGATATGCCGCTTGCCTATCTGCCCGGCAATGCCACCCGCATTCATGTGAAAGTCGTTGGAGAAATGGGAGCCAATCATGGCTGA
- a CDS encoding ATP-binding cassette domain-containing protein has translation MTEPLLKVENLNVTFTNYGRTRQVLRDVAFTVSAGERVALIGETGSGKSVTAKAIIGTLPKNATIASGAIVIDGRDVLAMPRREREALKGTAFSLIMQDPLSSFNPVFKIGTHLDDVMRFADKRNGINSSKTERRTRIAAVLRRVQLGDTERVMNAYPSELSGGMRQRVLIGLALLHQPKLLIADEPGTALDVTTQDEILNLINQLVAEENMALLMITHNLGVVRKVADRVVVMHHGDIVETGPCTQILHAPAADYTRSLLDAVPPLYGPRVADLAQSTRSPIVTIEGLNKIYGRRNGYHAVRDVNLTLKDGEIFGLAGESGSGKTSVARMIMGLSRPTSGNLVIDAPSPGRGKRLTQIVYQNPGTSLNPKRTVRQTLTLPLKSIGMDGEARERRMQELMGLVRLPQSYLGKYPHELSGGQKQRVAIARALAAEPKILILDEPTAALDVSVQKTVIDLLLQLREELGLTYLMISHDLSLMRNFCSRIAIMLRGEIVEEGVTSSVFAEPKHPYTRALIAAIPVVTDEEERLKPTVTEEERMRFLVKTTD, from the coding sequence ATGACTGAACCGCTTCTCAAAGTCGAAAACCTCAACGTCACCTTCACCAACTACGGTCGCACGCGCCAAGTGCTGCGCGATGTCGCCTTCACAGTCTCAGCCGGCGAGCGGGTGGCGCTGATCGGCGAAACCGGATCGGGTAAATCGGTCACCGCCAAGGCTATCATCGGCACTTTGCCGAAGAATGCCACTATTGCCTCTGGCGCCATTGTCATCGACGGGCGGGATGTGCTCGCCATGCCGCGAAGGGAACGCGAGGCGCTGAAGGGAACGGCGTTTTCGCTGATCATGCAGGACCCGCTGTCTTCCTTCAATCCGGTCTTCAAGATCGGCACGCATCTCGATGATGTCATGCGCTTTGCCGACAAGCGCAACGGCATCAACTCGTCCAAGACAGAGCGCCGCACCCGTATCGCAGCGGTTCTGCGCCGCGTGCAGCTTGGCGATACCGAGCGGGTCATGAATGCCTATCCGTCCGAGCTTTCGGGCGGCATGCGCCAGCGCGTGTTGATCGGGCTGGCGCTGCTGCATCAGCCGAAGCTCCTCATCGCGGATGAGCCCGGCACGGCGCTCGACGTCACCACGCAGGACGAAATTCTCAATCTCATCAACCAGCTGGTTGCCGAAGAAAATATGGCGCTGCTGATGATCACCCATAATCTCGGTGTCGTACGTAAGGTGGCGGATCGGGTCGTGGTTATGCACCATGGCGACATCGTCGAGACCGGTCCCTGCACGCAAATCCTGCACGCTCCCGCTGCGGACTACACGCGTTCGCTACTGGATGCGGTGCCGCCGCTCTACGGTCCGCGTGTCGCCGATCTGGCGCAGAGCACACGCTCGCCGATCGTTACCATCGAGGGCCTGAACAAGATTTACGGCAGACGCAACGGTTACCACGCCGTGCGCGACGTGAACCTGACGCTGAAGGACGGCGAAATTTTCGGTCTTGCGGGCGAGTCCGGTTCTGGAAAAACCTCGGTCGCCCGGATGATCATGGGACTTTCGCGCCCGACCTCCGGCAATCTTGTCATCGACGCCCCATCTCCCGGGCGTGGCAAGCGGCTGACGCAGATCGTCTATCAAAATCCGGGCACTTCCCTTAATCCGAAGCGCACGGTCAGGCAGACGCTTACCCTACCGTTGAAATCCATCGGTATGGACGGTGAGGCGCGCGAACGCCGGATGCAGGAACTGATGGGGCTGGTGCGATTGCCGCAATCCTATCTCGGTAAATATCCGCATGAACTTTCCGGCGGACAGAAGCAGCGTGTCGCCATTGCCCGTGCACTCGCGGCTGAACCGAAGATCCTCATCCTCGACGAGCCGACGGCGGCGCTTGATGTCTCCGTGCAGAAGACCGTTATCGACCTTCTGCTGCAGCTGCGGGAAGAGCTTGGCCTGACCTATCTGATGATCTCGCACGACCTCTCGCTGATGCGCAATTTCTGTTCGCGCATCGCCATCATGCTGCGTGGCGAGATCGTCGAGGAAGGGGTGACGTCTTCGGTTTTCGCCGAGCCGAAGCATCCCTACACCCGCGCGCTGATCGCGGCGATCCCCGTCGTTACCGACGAGGAAGAGCGCCTGAAACCCACCGTGACAGAGGAAGAGCGTATGCGCTTCCTCGTAAAAACGACCGATTGA
- a CDS encoding ABC transporter permease: MADMKMVEPTDRGLSAGYMMWYRFSRNPAAVIGSLILLSVLVLAIFAPWLTPYPKHIGAVVDFRARHMPPDLEHWFGTDKAGRDIFSRTVFGLRVSLLLVIGVLGISVPVGTVLGLVAGYFGGWTEKIISGLTNVMLAMPPLVMALAVSNLLEPTLMNAMIAITLLWWTWHARLIYSVSKSIASEDYIEAARLAGAGPLHILFREILPNCVSVISVKTTLDAAFVILFGATLSFLGFGVKPPTPDLGSMVADGRQFMPDFWWEVLCPGAAVLYVTLGFNLLGDGLRDMFDVES, encoded by the coding sequence ATGGCTGATATGAAAATGGTCGAACCCACCGATCGGGGCTTAAGCGCCGGTTACATGATGTGGTACCGCTTCAGCCGCAATCCGGCAGCGGTCATCGGTTCGCTGATCCTGTTGTCGGTGCTGGTTCTGGCGATCTTTGCGCCCTGGCTTACACCCTATCCCAAACATATCGGCGCGGTCGTCGATTTCCGTGCCCGCCACATGCCGCCGGATCTGGAGCACTGGTTCGGAACCGACAAGGCCGGACGCGACATCTTTTCCCGCACTGTCTTCGGGCTCAGGGTCTCGCTTCTTCTCGTCATCGGCGTGCTCGGCATCTCGGTCCCGGTCGGCACCGTGCTTGGCCTGGTCGCCGGTTATTTCGGCGGCTGGACCGAGAAAATCATCAGCGGCCTGACGAATGTGATGCTGGCCATGCCGCCCCTCGTCATGGCGCTGGCGGTCTCCAACCTGCTGGAACCCACCTTGATGAACGCCATGATCGCGATCACGCTTCTATGGTGGACCTGGCATGCGCGGCTGATCTATTCGGTGTCGAAATCCATCGCATCCGAGGACTATATCGAAGCGGCACGTCTTGCAGGTGCGGGTCCGCTGCACATTCTCTTTCGCGAAATTCTGCCCAATTGCGTCTCGGTCATATCAGTCAAGACGACGCTGGATGCGGCATTCGTCATCCTCTTTGGCGCGACGCTGAGTTTCCTCGGTTTCGGCGTCAAACCGCCAACTCCCGATCTCGGCTCAATGGTTGCCGATGGGCGCCAGTTCATGCCGGATTTCTGGTGGGAAGTCCTCTGCCCCGGCGCGGCCGTGCTTTACGTGACGCTGGGTTTCAATCTGCTGGGCGATGGCCTGCGTGACATGTTCGACGTGGAAAGCTAA
- a CDS encoding ABC transporter permease: MQQHPLVAILNRLGAFVLVMIALSIMIFALARVVPGDPARMALGPAATQEQVDALRGEMGLDKPLAAQYLDYIGNALHGDLGFSLVSQRPVTTDLAQTVPATVELVLVSVIFMFAVAIPLGVITAHYRDRPLDHIGRILSLTGVTIPSFLFAITLQLLAARFLSGWPIIGRIDHSLGWQGGPTGFILIDGTLAGRFDVVLDALKHLALPAFALSMAGIGQITRITRSSMIENQRKDHVLTLQSFGVPERVIIFRYLLKLSSIAPLTIMGLEFASLIGNAFVIEMVFAWGGFASYGLNAILQKDLNAVTAVVLVAGLFFIVANLIVDVLISIIDPRLRRKEAR; the protein is encoded by the coding sequence TGAACAGGCTCGGCGCTTTCGTACTGGTCATGATCGCCCTGTCCATCATGATTTTTGCTCTAGCCCGTGTGGTGCCGGGTGATCCCGCGCGCATGGCGCTCGGGCCTGCGGCAACACAGGAACAAGTTGATGCGCTGCGCGGCGAGATGGGTCTCGATAAGCCGCTCGCCGCCCAATACCTCGACTATATCGGCAACGCCCTGCACGGTGACCTGGGCTTCTCGCTGGTTTCCCAGCGCCCCGTCACCACCGATCTGGCCCAGACCGTTCCTGCGACCGTCGAACTGGTTCTGGTCTCAGTCATCTTCATGTTTGCCGTCGCCATCCCGCTCGGCGTCATCACGGCGCATTACCGCGACCGTCCGCTCGACCATATCGGCCGTATCCTCTCGCTCACCGGCGTGACGATCCCGAGCTTTCTGTTTGCCATCACGCTGCAACTGCTGGCCGCTCGCTTTCTCTCCGGGTGGCCGATCATCGGTAGGATCGATCATTCACTTGGCTGGCAGGGTGGCCCGACGGGCTTCATCCTGATCGACGGTACGCTTGCCGGACGGTTCGATGTGGTGCTGGATGCGCTGAAGCACCTTGCGCTGCCGGCCTTTGCGCTCTCCATGGCCGGTATCGGCCAGATCACCCGCATAACGCGTTCCTCGATGATCGAGAACCAGCGCAAGGATCACGTGCTCACCCTGCAAAGCTTCGGCGTGCCGGAGCGGGTCATCATCTTCCGTTATCTGCTGAAGCTTTCCTCCATCGCGCCGCTGACGATCATGGGGCTCGAATTCGCCTCGCTGATCGGCAATGCCTTCGTGATCGAAATGGTCTTCGCCTGGGGCGGATTCGCATCCTACGGGCTGAACGCCATCCTTCAGAAAGACCTCAATGCCGTGACTGCCGTGGTGCTGGTGGCCGGCCTGTTCTTCATCGTTGCGAACCTGATCGTTGATGTCCTGATCTCGATCATCGACCCGCGCCTGCGCCGCAAGGAGGCTCGCTGA